From Polyangia bacterium, one genomic window encodes:
- a CDS encoding MarR family transcriptional regulator has product MSKCDDLPFEITLEVRDTCLCLHLQRAARAVARRFDAALRPLGLTSGQFSLLMSLNRPEAASIGDVASLLAMDRTTLTANLKPLERRGFVTVAADNADKRTRRLTLTPAGRALLCDAVPAWRRTHAEIECLLAGSAPDRLRTDLRALS; this is encoded by the coding sequence ATGTCAAAGTGCGATGATCTGCCTTTCGAGATCACCCTAGAGGTGCGCGATACCTGTCTGTGCCTGCACTTGCAGCGGGCGGCGCGGGCGGTGGCGCGACGCTTCGATGCGGCGCTGCGACCGCTGGGGCTGACCAGCGGCCAATTCTCGCTGCTGATGTCGCTCAACCGCCCGGAAGCAGCGAGCATCGGCGATGTGGCGAGCTTGCTGGCAATGGACCGCACGACCTTGACCGCGAATCTGAAACCGCTCGAACGCCGGGGCTTTGTGACGGTGGCGGCCGACAACGCCGACAAACGCACGCGCCGCCTGACGTTGACGCCGGCCGGCCGGGCTCTGCTGTGTGACGCCGTTCCAGCGTGGCGGCGAACCCACGCAGAGATCGAGTGTCTGTTGGCTGGGTCCGCCCCAGATCGGCTGCGGACGGATCTGCGCGCGCTTTCCTGA
- a CDS encoding MoaD/ThiS family protein, with protein MATVSFTSALQRFLPAPPAEAEGGTVGAALAAVFASRPALRGYVLDDQGALRRHVAVYVNGQPVHDRIRLTDPVGTHDEIYVFQALSGG; from the coding sequence ATGGCGACAGTGTCATTCACCTCGGCGTTGCAACGGTTTCTGCCCGCACCTCCGGCGGAAGCGGAAGGCGGGACGGTCGGCGCCGCGCTCGCCGCGGTGTTTGCCTCTCGCCCGGCGCTGCGCGGCTATGTGCTCGACGATCAAGGCGCCCTGCGGCGGCACGTCGCCGTCTATGTCAACGGCCAGCCGGTGCACGACCGCATCCGACTGACCGACCCGGTCGGCACTCATGACGAGATTTACGTTTTTCAAGCGTTATCAGGTGGCTAA